One genomic region from Salvelinus fontinalis isolate EN_2023a chromosome 18, ASM2944872v1, whole genome shotgun sequence encodes:
- the LOC129814811 gene encoding transmembrane protein 74B-like — protein MSMESVNAVELHELGDGDKRAACEAATTPGQGQGPRTAPRAGIENTSYQEEEHEMRFSDPASSTVHRSMSNDRGYQTQPQPFQRNELSPRSEEGHVTDFNDHSVDYGFISALVFLVGGIVLVIIAYTIPREAKVNPDLVSARQMEKLEMYYAQLGSHLDKCIIAGLGLLTLGGMLLSILLMVSICKGELYRQRTFVQPRKTYGSIHLRMRQLGEGGESIVECEPSHTGTTAPATSTDGTQMSSGTQQE, from the coding sequence ATGTCGATGGAGTCTGTGAATGCCGTAGAGCTCCATGAATTGGGGGATGGGGACAAGCGCGCTGCCTGCGAGGCCGCTACAACTCCGGGACAGGGACAAGGACCCCGGACAGCGCCCAGAGCTGGAATCGAGAACACGTCATATCAGGAAGAAGAGCACGAGATGAGGTTCAGTGACCCAGCCAGCTCGACTGTTCATCGTTCCATGTCTAATGATAGGGGCTACCAGACACAACCCCAGCCTTTCCAGCGAAATGAACTCTCACCCCGGTCTGAGGAGGGCCATGTGACTGACTTCAATGACCATTCTGTCGACTATGGGTTTATATCTGCCCTGGTGTTCTTGGTGGGTGGAATAGTACTGGTAATCATTGCCTACACCATCCCCCGAGAGGCTAAGGTCAACCCAGACCTGGTGTCAGCTCGTCAGATGGAGAAACTGGAGATGTACTACGCACAACTGGGCTCGCACCTCGACAAGTGTATCATAGCAGGCCTGGGACTGTTGACTCTAGGGGGGATGCTCTTGTCCATCTTGCTAATGGTGTCCATATGCAAAGGTGAGCTGTACCGCCAGAGGACTTTTGTCCAACCCAGGAAGACGTACGGGTCGATTCACCTGCGGATGAGACAGTTGGGCGAGGGGGGAGAATCTATTGTTGAATGTGAACCTAGTCACACTGGCACCACAGCTCCAGCCACAAGTACAGATGGAACACAGATGTCCAGTGGGACCCAACAGGAGTAG